CGCGCTGGTGCTGGCCGACCGCGGCGAGCTCGACCTGGACGCGCCGGTCGCCCGCTACTGGCCGGAGTTCGCCGCGGAGGGCAAGGAGGCGGTGCTCGTACGGCACCTGCTCTCGCATACGGCGGGGCTGCCCGACTGGGTCGGTCCCGTCGCCGAGTTGTACGACTGGCCGGCCGCGACGGCCCGACTGGCGGCGCAGGCTCCGCTGTGGGAGCCGGGCAGCGCGGCCGGGTACCACTCGCTCACCCAGGGGTTCCTGGTGGGCGAGGTCGTCCGCCGGATCACCGGCCGGATGCCGGGTGAGTTCTTCGCCGACGAGATCGCCGGACCGCTGGACGCGGACTTCCACATGGGGCTGTCGGCCGAGCACGACCACCGGGTGGCGCCGACGATCCCGCCGCCGTCCCGGGACGAGGACTACACGGCGGGCGCGGCCGCCGGCGACCCGGCGACGGACGCTCCGGAGTCCGCCGCCGACCCGAACGCGGCGCCGGCCCCGACGCCGACCGCGTTCCGGGTGCGCGACGGCAACAGCGTGGCCTGGCGCCGGGCGCAGATCCCGGCGGCCGGCGGTTTCGGGAACGCCCGTTCGGTCGCCCAGGTCCAGTCGGCGATGGCCTGCGGGGGCACGGTGCGTGGGGTGCGGCTGCTGTCGCGGGCGGGCCGTGACCGTGCGTGGGAGGAGCAGTTCAGCGGCGAGGACCGCAGGCTCGGCATGCCGATCAGCTGGGGCCTGGGTTACGGGCGGTTCGGTGGCACGTACGGCTGGGGCGGCTGGGGCGGCTCGACCGTCATGATCGAACCGGAGGCCCGCATGGTCGTCGCCTACGTGACCCATCAGATGCGCGAACCGGCGCAGGACACCCGGGGACTCGACCTGGTGATGGCCGCCTACGACGGCCTCCAGGGCCTCCGGACCGGCGGCTGAGGGATACACCCCGGCCGCCCGGGAGCGGGAACGGGAACGGGAAGGGCCCCCGGCGGACTGCGCCGGGGGCCCTTCCCTAGGCCGGGAGCGGCGGACGTCCGGCGCGGCGACCGCGCTGTCCGTTCCGAGGACCGTCAGATCGTCGAGGCGTCGATGACGAAGCGGTAGCGGACGTCGCTGGCGAGCACCCGCTCGTACGCCTCGTTGATCTCGGCGGCGCTGATCAGCTCGATCTCCGCGCCGAAGCCGTGCTCCGCGCAGAAGTCCAGCATCTCCTGGGTCTCCTGGATGCCGCCGATGCCGGAGCCGGCGAGGGTCTTGCGGCCGCCGATCACCGAGAACAGGTTGAGCTCGACCGGCTCCTCGGGCGCGCCGACGTTCACGAAGGCGCCGTCCGTCCGCAGCAGGGACAGGTAGGCGTCCAGGTTCAGCGGGGCGGAGACCGTGGAGAGGATGAGGTCGAAGGTGCCGCGCAGGTCCTCGAAGGTCTTCTCGTCGCTGGTGGCGTAGTAGTGGTCGGCGCCCAGCTTCAGGCCGTCGTCCTTCTTGCGCAGCGACTGCGACAGCACGGTCACCTCGGCGCCGAGCGCGTGCGCGATCTTGACGCCCATGTGGCCGAGACCGCCCATGCCGAGGATCGCGACCTTCTTGCCCGGGCCGGCGTTCCAGTGCCTGAGCGGGGAGTACGTGGTGATGCCCGCGCAGAGCAGCGGCGCGGCCTCGTCGAGCCCCAGTCCGTCGGGGATGCGCAGGACGTAGTTCTCGTCGACGACGATCTTCTGCGAGTAGCCGCCGTAGGTGGGCTCGCCGTCCTTGCCGACGGCGTTGTACGTGCCGACGCCGCCGCCGGTGCAGTACTGCTCGAGGCCTGCCTTGCAGTTGTCGCACTCACGGCAGGAGTCGACGAGGCAGCCGACGCCCACGCGGTCGCCTACGGCGAACTTCGTGACGCCGGGGCCCACCTCGGAGACGACGCCCGCGATCTCGTGGCCGGGCACCATCGGGAAGATGGCCTCGCCCCAGCCCTCCCTGGCCTGGTGGATGTCGGAGTGACAGATGCCGGCGAACTCGATGTCGATCAGGACGTCGAACTCGCGCACCGGGCGGCGTTCGATCGTCGTGCGCTCCAGCGGAGCCTTGGCGGCGGATGCGGCGTACGCGGCAACGGTGGTCATGCCGGGGTTCTCCTAGCGAGGGGGTTCGTCCCGGCCTGCCTTCGGACCGGGCACGCCGTACAGGTTCCCCCATTCCCCCGCGTTCACCCAGGTCACGCTTCTGCGTACGACTGCCGTGCCTACCACTGGCGGGGTCAGGCTGGTGGACGTACGACCGGGAATACTGGACGCCATGGACGATCGCCCCGAACCCCCCGGCGCCTCCCTGGACCGGCGTGCCGAGCTCAGTGAGTTCCTGCGCACCCGTCGGGCCCGGCTGAAGCCGCAGGACGTGGGGCTGCCGGACTTCGGACGGCACCGCAGGGTGCCCGGGCTGCGGCGCGAGGAGCTGGCGCAGCTGGCCGGGGTCTCGGTGGCGTACTACACGCGTCTGGAACAGGGCAACGGCCGCAACGTGTCGGCGGAGGTGCTGGACGCGATCGCCCGCGCCCTGCGGCTGACGGACGCCGAGCACTCGCACCTCACCCACCTCGCGAAGCCGAAGCACAAGAAGAAGCAGAGCGGGCCGCCCCAGCAGGTCCGGTCGTCGCTGCGGCAAC
The window above is part of the Streptomyces sp. NBC_00425 genome. Proteins encoded here:
- a CDS encoding serine hydrolase domain-containing protein yields the protein MADIQGSYDDLFTAVPTALAALLDGGDAGGSVAVFVDGEPVVDVWGGFADAAREVPWQRDTLVNVYSVTKTMTALCALVLADRGELDLDAPVARYWPEFAAEGKEAVLVRHLLSHTAGLPDWVGPVAELYDWPAATARLAAQAPLWEPGSAAGYHSLTQGFLVGEVVRRITGRMPGEFFADEIAGPLDADFHMGLSAEHDHRVAPTIPPPSRDEDYTAGAAAGDPATDAPESAADPNAAPAPTPTAFRVRDGNSVAWRRAQIPAAGGFGNARSVAQVQSAMACGGTVRGVRLLSRAGRDRAWEEQFSGEDRRLGMPISWGLGYGRFGGTYGWGGWGGSTVMIEPEARMVVAYVTHQMREPAQDTRGLDLVMAAYDGLQGLRTGG
- a CDS encoding NAD(P)-dependent alcohol dehydrogenase, encoding MTTVAAYAASAAKAPLERTTIERRPVREFDVLIDIEFAGICHSDIHQAREGWGEAIFPMVPGHEIAGVVSEVGPGVTKFAVGDRVGVGCLVDSCRECDNCKAGLEQYCTGGGVGTYNAVGKDGEPTYGGYSQKIVVDENYVLRIPDGLGLDEAAPLLCAGITTYSPLRHWNAGPGKKVAILGMGGLGHMGVKIAHALGAEVTVLSQSLRKKDDGLKLGADHYYATSDEKTFEDLRGTFDLILSTVSAPLNLDAYLSLLRTDGAFVNVGAPEEPVELNLFSVIGGRKTLAGSGIGGIQETQEMLDFCAEHGFGAEIELISAAEINEAYERVLASDVRYRFVIDASTI